Proteins from a single region of Deinococcus aquaedulcis:
- the alr gene encoding alanine racemase: MRPALPPLLAARARALLGGEALQANLRALSARAGAPLLLPVKANAYGHGLSEVAHLAAPHPNLWGLAVATPQEAAALAALRLGRPVVLLTPPMPQEVAPLADLGVRLPVASLAEAEALPSHARAHLKVDTGMNRLGARPEDAVAVGRRLAERGLLEGVYTHFATADEPDPRFAHEQLRRFQGVLSALPETPAPLLVHAANGGAVLSFGALPGMALARPGLAAYGFAPAHLHRVVPLTPVMTLQARITHLHTARAGETVSYGALWRAAQDTWVATVGLGYGDGYPRNATGQAQVLVAGERRPVLGRICMDQLMVDVTGLDVQVGDWVTLWTSQGVTVTDVAAWGGTVEYEVLTGVGERVERVVGRGV, translated from the coding sequence ATGCGCCCTGCCCTCCCGCCCCTCCTGGCCGCCCGCGCCCGCGCCCTGCTGGGCGGCGAGGCGCTGCAGGCCAACCTCCGCGCCCTCTCGGCCCGGGCCGGCGCACCGCTGCTGCTGCCGGTCAAGGCCAATGCGTATGGGCACGGGCTAAGTGAGGTGGCCCACCTCGCTGCGCCCCACCCGAACCTCTGGGGCCTGGCGGTGGCGACCCCGCAGGAGGCAGCGGCACTGGCCGCGCTGAGGCTGGGCCGGCCCGTGGTGCTGCTGACCCCGCCCATGCCCCAGGAGGTGGCCCCCCTGGCCGACCTGGGCGTGCGCCTGCCCGTGGCTTCCCTGGCCGAAGCCGAGGCCCTGCCCAGCCACGCCCGCGCGCACCTGAAGGTGGACACCGGCATGAACCGCCTGGGTGCCCGCCCCGAAGACGCCGTGGCCGTGGGCCGCCGACTGGCCGAGCGGGGCCTGCTAGAAGGCGTGTACACCCACTTCGCCACCGCCGACGAGCCCGACCCCCGCTTTGCCCACGAGCAACTGCGCCGCTTTCAGGGGGTGCTCTCGGCCCTGCCCGAGACGCCAGCGCCGCTGCTGGTGCATGCCGCCAATGGGGGCGCGGTCCTGAGCTTCGGGGCGCTGCCGGGCATGGCCTTGGCCCGCCCCGGGCTGGCTGCCTACGGCTTTGCGCCCGCCCACCTGCACCGTGTTGTGCCCCTGACCCCGGTGATGACCTTGCAGGCCCGGATCACGCACCTGCACACGGCGCGGGCCGGCGAAACGGTCAGCTACGGCGCCCTGTGGCGCGCGGCGCAGGACACCTGGGTCGCCACCGTGGGTCTGGGCTACGGCGACGGCTATCCCCGCAATGCCACCGGGCAGGCGCAGGTGCTGGTGGCCGGCGAGCGCCGCCCGGTGCTGGGCCGCATCTGCATGGACCAGCTGATGGTGGACGTCACAGGCCTGGACGTCCAGGTGGGCGACTGGGTGACCCTGTGGACCAGCCAAGGCGTCACGGTGACGGATGTGGCGGCCTGGGGCGGCACCGTGGAATACGAGGTGCTGACCGGGGTGGGGGAACGGGTAGAGAGGGTTGTGGGCCGTGGGGTGTAG